One Terriglobales bacterium DNA segment encodes these proteins:
- the trpD gene encoding anthranilate phosphoribosyltransferase yields MFAEALKRVAEERQLLSRAEAHAVMEEILAGRVADDQIAALLVALADKGETVEEIVGFAQAIRAAATPWPGAPAAPRAADLGDEIAAAVELPHQSVPLLDTCGTGGDAAVTFNISTATALVAAGAGARVAKHGNRSVSSKCGSADVMEALGVKLDLPLPRLAACLEQVGIVFLFAPAMHSAMQRVQAARQRLRRRTVFNLLGPLTNPAGASAQVIGVYADDLVEKLAAALRELGLQRAMVVHGLDGLDEISLSAPTKIAELRDGEIRVYEVTPEEFGLKRVKPGDLAGGDAAVNAAIVREVLGGRMSPRRDVVRLNAAAALVVAGMAKTIAEGLSLAAQAIDSGAARAKLAALVAFTSSH; encoded by the coding sequence ATGTTTGCCGAAGCCCTCAAACGCGTCGCCGAGGAGCGCCAGCTGCTCTCCCGCGCCGAAGCGCACGCGGTGATGGAGGAAATCCTCGCGGGCCGCGTCGCCGACGACCAGATCGCGGCCCTGCTCGTCGCCCTCGCCGACAAAGGCGAGACGGTGGAGGAGATCGTCGGCTTCGCCCAGGCTATCCGCGCCGCGGCCACGCCCTGGCCGGGAGCGCCTGCAGCGCCGCGCGCCGCCGATCTAGGGGACGAGATCGCCGCCGCCGTCGAACTCCCGCACCAATCTGTCCCCCTGCTCGACACCTGCGGCACCGGCGGCGATGCCGCCGTCACCTTCAACATCTCGACCGCCACGGCACTGGTGGCGGCGGGCGCGGGCGCGCGCGTGGCCAAGCACGGCAACCGCAGCGTCAGCTCCAAGTGCGGCTCGGCCGACGTGATGGAGGCGCTGGGCGTGAAGCTCGACCTGCCCCTGCCGCGCCTCGCGGCGTGTCTCGAGCAGGTGGGCATCGTCTTCCTCTTTGCGCCAGCCATGCACTCCGCCATGCAGCGCGTGCAGGCAGCGCGGCAACGGCTCCGCCGCCGCACCGTCTTCAACCTGTTGGGACCGCTCACCAATCCCGCGGGCGCCTCAGCGCAAGTGATCGGCGTCTATGCGGACGACCTGGTGGAGAAGCTGGCCGCGGCGCTGCGCGAGCTTGGCCTGCAGCGGGCCATGGTCGTCCACGGCCTCGACGGGCTGGACGAGATCAGCCTCTCCGCTCCCACCAAGATCGCGGAGCTGCGCGACGGAGAGATCCGCGTCTACGAGGTCACGCCGGAGGAGTTCGGCCTGAAACGCGTCAAGCCCGGCGACCTGGCCGGCGGCGACGCTGCCGTGAATGCCGCCATCGTGCGCGAAGTGCTGGGCGGCAGGATGTCACCGCGGCGAGACGTCGTGCGGCTGAACGCGGCGGCGGCGCTGGTGGTTGCCGGCATGGCGAAGACCATCGCCGAAGGCTTGTCGCTGGCGGCGCAGGCGATTGACTCAGGCGCAGCGCGCGCGAAGCTCGCGGCTCTTGTCGCCTTCACTTCCTCGCACTGA
- the glmS gene encoding glutamine--fructose-6-phosphate transaminase (isomerizing), with protein sequence MCGIVGYVGKKRVVPVILEGLKRLEYRGYDSAGIAVAGNGKGLQIRRAEGKLRNLEEAIRLKPLDGTYGIGHTRWATHGRPSEENAHPHRDCTGQVVVVHNGIVENYLTLKKKLREEGHKFVTETDTEVIAHLVEKYLVGKKDGPQNPLEEAVRKTVRELTGVFALAVISADEPNKIVAARNGPPAVIGLGKDEYFVASDIPAILYHTRDVFFLADGDLAVITPSGVQLTDFQGQPIVRQVQHITWDPIMAEKGGFKHFMLKEIYEQPRAVRDTTLGRVSLDTGKVFLEEMEITEAEFRSLKKVHIAACGTSWHSALAGKFMIERLARVPVEVDYASEYRYRDPITAADTITLLITQSGETADTIAAQREAKAKGSKTLAICNVVGSMIAREAHGTIYTHAGPEIGVASTKAFTAQLTALFLFSLYLAEIRGVLTGEQAKVLITELTKLPGKLEALLARDEECEDLAKEYFRAQDFLFLGRGIHYPIALEGALKLKEISYIHAEGYPAGEMKHGPNALIDENLPVVVLATRDEADPGSMVRYEKTLSNIREVKARSGTVIAIATEGDEEIRESVDRVIHVPPAPELLLPILEIVPLQLLAYHIAVRRGCDVDQPRNLAKSVTVE encoded by the coding sequence ATGTGCGGCATCGTCGGATACGTCGGCAAGAAGCGGGTGGTCCCGGTCATCCTGGAGGGCCTGAAGCGCCTGGAGTACCGCGGGTATGACTCCGCCGGCATCGCCGTGGCGGGCAACGGCAAGGGCCTGCAGATCCGCCGGGCCGAGGGCAAGCTGCGCAACTTGGAAGAGGCCATCCGTCTCAAGCCGCTCGACGGCACCTACGGCATCGGGCACACGCGCTGGGCCACCCACGGCCGCCCCAGCGAAGAGAACGCGCATCCTCACCGCGACTGCACCGGCCAGGTGGTGGTCGTGCACAACGGCATCGTCGAGAACTACCTCACGCTCAAGAAGAAGCTGCGCGAGGAAGGCCACAAGTTCGTCACCGAGACCGATACCGAGGTCATCGCCCATCTGGTGGAAAAGTATCTGGTCGGCAAGAAGGACGGCCCCCAGAACCCGCTGGAAGAGGCGGTGCGCAAGACGGTGCGGGAGCTCACCGGCGTCTTCGCGCTGGCGGTGATCTCCGCCGACGAGCCCAACAAGATCGTGGCCGCGCGCAACGGGCCCCCGGCGGTCATCGGCCTGGGCAAGGACGAGTACTTCGTCGCCTCCGACATCCCCGCCATCCTCTACCACACCCGCGATGTTTTTTTCCTCGCCGACGGCGACCTGGCCGTCATCACCCCCTCGGGCGTGCAGCTCACCGACTTCCAGGGCCAGCCCATCGTGCGCCAGGTGCAGCACATCACCTGGGACCCCATCATGGCCGAGAAGGGCGGCTTCAAGCACTTCATGCTCAAGGAGATTTACGAGCAGCCGCGCGCGGTGCGTGATACCACCCTGGGCCGCGTCTCGCTCGATACCGGCAAGGTCTTCCTGGAGGAGATGGAAATCACCGAGGCCGAGTTCCGCTCCCTAAAGAAGGTGCACATCGCCGCCTGCGGTACTAGTTGGCACTCCGCGCTGGCCGGTAAGTTTATGATCGAGCGCCTGGCACGCGTCCCCGTCGAGGTGGATTACGCCAGCGAGTACCGTTACCGCGACCCCATCACCGCCGCCGACACCATCACCCTGCTCATCACCCAGTCCGGCGAGACGGCGGACACCATCGCCGCCCAGCGCGAAGCCAAGGCCAAAGGCTCCAAGACCCTGGCCATATGCAACGTGGTGGGCTCCATGATCGCCCGCGAGGCCCACGGCACCATCTACACCCACGCCGGACCGGAGATCGGCGTCGCCTCCACCAAGGCTTTCACAGCGCAGCTCACCGCGCTCTTCCTCTTCTCGCTCTATCTGGCCGAGATCCGAGGTGTGCTCACGGGGGAGCAGGCGAAGGTCCTGATTACCGAGCTCACCAAGCTTCCGGGCAAGCTCGAAGCGCTGCTGGCGCGCGACGAGGAGTGCGAGGACTTGGCCAAGGAATACTTCCGCGCCCAGGACTTCCTCTTCCTCGGCCGCGGCATCCACTACCCCATCGCCCTCGAAGGCGCGCTCAAGCTCAAGGAGATCTCCTACATCCACGCCGAGGGCTATCCCGCGGGCGAGATGAAGCACGGTCCCAATGCCCTCATTGACGAGAACCTGCCAGTGGTGGTGCTGGCCACGCGCGACGAGGCCGACCCCGGCTCCATGGTGCGCTACGAGAAGACCCTGTCGAACATCAGGGAAGTGAAGGCGCGCTCGGGGACTGTGATCGCTATCGCCACCGAGGGCGATGAGGAGATCCGCGAGTCGGTGGACCGCGTCATCCACGTTCCGCCCGCGCCGGAGCTGCTGCTGCCTATTCTGGAGATCGTGCCCTTGCAGCTGTTGGCCTACCACATCGCCGTCCGCCGCGGCTGCGACGTGGACCAGCCCAGAAACCTCGCCAAGTCAGTAACGGTGGAGTAG
- the rlmB gene encoding 23S rRNA (guanosine(2251)-2'-O)-methyltransferase RlmB: MDVIYGIHAVEEALKARGRAFEYVGVARERKDSRVQRIVEDCRAAGVAVRFLPREQVDRLAGNAAHQGVVAVASAKSYSDIEEVLAHRRGEHAFLVVLDGVEDPHNLGAILRTADAAGADGVVIPERRAVGVTATVAKVSAGASEHLPIARVTNVSRTLEELKSRDVWTVGLDERAPQPYDQLDYKMHCALVLGAEGKGMHELVRKRCDFLVSIPMLGKVPSLNVSVAAAVVMYEMARQRRAGKVDSPRRHGGTEATE; this comes from the coding sequence ATGGACGTGATCTACGGCATCCACGCCGTCGAAGAAGCGCTGAAGGCGCGCGGGCGGGCCTTCGAATACGTGGGCGTGGCGCGGGAGCGGAAGGATTCGCGGGTGCAGCGCATCGTCGAGGACTGCCGCGCCGCGGGCGTGGCCGTGCGCTTCCTGCCGCGCGAGCAAGTGGACCGGCTGGCGGGGAACGCGGCACATCAGGGGGTGGTGGCGGTGGCCTCGGCCAAGTCTTATTCCGACATCGAGGAAGTGCTGGCGCACCGCCGCGGCGAGCACGCCTTCCTGGTCGTCCTGGACGGCGTGGAAGACCCGCACAACCTGGGCGCAATCCTCAGGACGGCGGACGCCGCCGGCGCCGACGGCGTGGTGATTCCCGAGCGGCGAGCGGTGGGCGTGACCGCCACCGTCGCTAAAGTTTCCGCGGGCGCCAGCGAGCACCTGCCGATTGCGCGCGTGACCAACGTCTCCCGCACACTCGAGGAGCTCAAGTCGCGCGACGTGTGGACGGTCGGGCTCGATGAGCGCGCGCCCCAGCCCTACGACCAGCTCGACTACAAGATGCACTGCGCGTTGGTGCTGGGCGCCGAAGGCAAGGGCATGCACGAACTGGTGCGCAAGCGCTGCGACTTCCTGGTCTCCATCCCCATGTTGGGGAAGGTGCCGTCGCTTAACGTTTCGGTGGCGGCGGCGGTGGTGATGTACGAGATGGCGCGCCAGCGACGGGCTGGGAAGGTCGATTCACCACGGAGACACGGAGGCACGGAGGCTACGGAGTAA
- a CDS encoding phosphatase PAP2 family protein — protein MATARSSFCSRANFVDRLYFGYFIGLGLAIVVLRHRVPAWPEYLAVHVLCLFFIALLMFTAARSRLARFLHDWYPLLIFIVCFEEVARLSFLVRDGWQDAWFLGLEARLFSVPPTVWLSRFASTLFTELVELGYFSYFLLTMIVGGVLYRRAAKAPFHRLMATTVVSYFLCYAVFLTLPTEGPRHTLAALHTVPLPGGPFHWLVLLIQRHAGVHGNAFPSSHVSAAVVALIYAWRYARRLGAALTPLVILLCIGAVYDRYHYASDIAGGMAVALLAEVMVLGLSRSPSLARLIESGAASAAHSIPR, from the coding sequence ATGGCCACCGCCCGCTCGTCCTTCTGTAGCCGCGCCAACTTCGTTGACCGGCTCTACTTTGGATACTTCATCGGCCTGGGGCTGGCGATCGTCGTGTTGCGCCATCGCGTTCCCGCCTGGCCGGAGTATCTGGCCGTACACGTGCTGTGCCTGTTCTTCATCGCCCTGCTGATGTTCACCGCCGCTCGCTCGCGCCTGGCGCGCTTTCTGCACGACTGGTATCCGCTGCTGATCTTCATCGTGTGCTTTGAAGAGGTCGCCCGGCTCTCCTTCCTGGTCCGCGACGGCTGGCAGGACGCCTGGTTCCTCGGCCTGGAGGCGCGCCTCTTCTCGGTTCCGCCCACGGTTTGGCTCAGCCGCTTTGCCTCGACTCTTTTTACCGAACTGGTGGAGCTCGGCTACTTCTCCTATTTCCTGCTGACCATGATCGTAGGCGGCGTCCTCTACAGGCGCGCGGCGAAGGCTCCCTTTCACCGCCTGATGGCCACCACCGTGGTCAGCTACTTCCTCTGCTATGCCGTCTTCCTCACCCTCCCGACCGAAGGGCCGAGGCACACCCTGGCTGCGCTGCACACGGTCCCGCTGCCCGGAGGTCCGTTCCACTGGCTGGTGCTGCTGATCCAGAGGCACGCAGGCGTGCACGGCAACGCCTTTCCCAGCTCGCACGTCTCGGCTGCCGTGGTCGCCCTCATTTATGCCTGGCGATATGCGCGGCGGCTGGGCGCCGCGCTCACGCCGCTGGTGATCCTGTTGTGCATTGGCGCGGTGTACGACCGCTACCACTACGCCTCGGACATCGCGGGCGGCATGGCCGTGGCCCTGCTCGCGGAGGTGATGGTTCTGGGCTTGAGCAGAAGTCCGTCCCTCGCCCGCCTGATCGAAAGCGGAGCAGCGTCAGCCGCGCATTCAATCCCTCGATGA
- the purS gene encoding phosphoribosylformylglycinamidine synthase subunit PurS, with protein MKAFVYVSLKKTVLDPQGKTIQGALQKMGHKAVEDVRQGKYFELTLDGGLDKTAAVAEVERIAREVLTNPVIEEFTYRIED; from the coding sequence ATGAAGGCCTTTGTTTACGTCTCCCTGAAGAAGACCGTGCTCGACCCCCAGGGCAAGACCATCCAGGGCGCCCTCCAGAAGATGGGGCACAAGGCGGTCGAGGACGTCCGCCAGGGCAAGTACTTCGAGTTGACCCTCGACGGCGGGCTGGACAAGACGGCGGCCGTGGCCGAGGTCGAGCGCATCGCGCGTGAGGTGCTCACCAACCCGGTGATCGAGGAATTCACGTACCGTATTGAGGACTGA
- a CDS encoding acetyl-CoA C-acetyltransferase, whose amino-acid sequence MGDVFIISAVRTPIGKFGGSLASLTAVDIGVVAAKAALERAGIRAEQVEETIFGNARQAGGGPNPARQVSIRAGVPKEVPAYTVNQACASGMKAIALGFEEIRNGDLECVLAGGTESMSRLPYYLDGARWGYRLGHQELVDGMYRDGFFCPMSKMVMGETAEILAEQYKIARDEQDQFALCSQKRAEAAIQAGRFEAEIAPVTIEGKKGATVFSRDEHPFVGVTMEKLAKLSPVFSKTGSVTAGNSSGITDGAAALVLAGEALVKKNNLKPLARVLAVTSAGVDPRTMGIGPVPALRKMEEKHGLKLSGFDLIELNEAFAAQVLACDRELHMDRDKLNVNGGAIALGHPIGCTGARIAVTLIHEMLKRKSKRGVATLCVSGGMGVALALESAL is encoded by the coding sequence GTGGGAGACGTCTTCATCATTTCGGCCGTGCGCACGCCCATCGGCAAGTTCGGCGGCTCGCTGGCCTCGCTCACCGCCGTGGATATCGGCGTGGTCGCGGCCAAGGCCGCGCTGGAGCGCGCCGGGATCCGCGCCGAGCAGGTCGAAGAAACCATCTTCGGCAACGCGCGCCAGGCGGGCGGCGGGCCCAATCCCGCGCGGCAGGTTTCCATCCGCGCCGGCGTCCCCAAGGAAGTTCCGGCCTACACCGTCAATCAGGCGTGCGCCTCGGGGATGAAAGCCATCGCATTAGGCTTCGAAGAAATCCGCAACGGCGACCTGGAGTGCGTGCTCGCCGGCGGGACCGAATCCATGTCGCGCCTGCCCTACTATCTCGACGGCGCGCGCTGGGGATACCGCCTGGGCCATCAGGAGCTGGTGGACGGCATGTATCGCGACGGCTTTTTCTGTCCCATGTCGAAGATGGTGATGGGCGAGACCGCCGAGATCCTAGCCGAGCAGTACAAGATTGCGCGCGACGAGCAGGACCAGTTCGCGCTCTGCTCCCAGAAGCGCGCCGAGGCAGCCATCCAGGCGGGCCGGTTCGAGGCCGAGATCGCGCCGGTGACCATCGAGGGCAAGAAGGGCGCCACCGTCTTCAGCCGCGACGAGCACCCCTTCGTCGGCGTCACCATGGAAAAATTGGCCAAGCTCTCGCCTGTGTTTTCGAAGACCGGCAGCGTCACCGCCGGCAACTCCTCCGGCATCACCGACGGCGCCGCCGCTCTCGTGCTGGCCGGCGAAGCCTTGGTCAAGAAGAACAACCTGAAGCCGCTGGCCCGTGTGCTGGCGGTGACCTCGGCGGGCGTGGACCCGCGCACCATGGGCATCGGGCCGGTGCCGGCGCTCCGCAAGATGGAAGAGAAGCACGGCCTCAAGCTCTCGGGCTTCGACCTGATCGAGCTGAACGAGGCCTTCGCCGCGCAGGTGCTGGCCTGCGACCGCGAGCTGCACATGGACCGCGACAAGCTCAACGTCAACGGCGGCGCCATCGCCCTCGGCCATCCCATCGGCTGCACCGGCGCCCGCATTGCCGTGACCCTCATCCACGAGATGCTCAAGCGCAAGTCGAAGCGCGGCGTGGCCACGCTCTGCGTCTCCGGCGGCATGGGCGTGGCGTTGGCACTCGAATCCGCGTTATAG
- a CDS encoding LytTR family DNA-binding domain-containing protein — protein sequence MPLSAVIVDDEQLARDELAFLLKSVGDVDVVAQGKNGMEAVSLIREHSPDVVFLDVQMPGLDGFGVIKRLVDRKVPLPQIVFATAFDQYAVKAFEVNAVDYLLKPFDKKRVILSVQRARKNLHSDAAPAERLESLMKLLEAQKPQNTKVLLKSAGRLILVDQKDICFASIEDGVITMVAASLDGQSNCRTLEELLASLDPNLFWRAHRSFLVNINRIKEVVPWFKSSYQLRMDDKKQTEIPVSRAQTKRLRELFGL from the coding sequence ATGCCTCTCTCCGCAGTGATTGTCGACGACGAGCAGTTGGCGCGCGACGAGCTCGCCTTCCTGCTGAAGTCCGTGGGCGACGTGGACGTCGTGGCCCAGGGCAAGAACGGCATGGAGGCCGTCAGCCTCATCCGCGAGCACTCGCCCGACGTCGTCTTCCTCGACGTGCAGATGCCCGGCCTGGACGGCTTCGGCGTCATCAAGCGCCTGGTGGACCGCAAGGTGCCGCTGCCCCAAATCGTCTTTGCCACCGCCTTCGACCAGTACGCCGTCAAGGCCTTCGAGGTCAACGCGGTGGACTACCTGCTCAAGCCCTTCGACAAGAAGCGGGTCATCCTGTCGGTGCAGAGGGCGCGCAAGAACCTGCATTCGGACGCCGCGCCCGCCGAGCGTCTGGAATCGCTCATGAAGCTGCTCGAAGCCCAGAAGCCGCAGAACACCAAGGTACTGCTCAAATCGGCCGGGCGGCTCATCCTGGTGGACCAGAAAGACATCTGCTTCGCTTCCATCGAAGACGGCGTCATCACCATGGTCGCCGCCAGCTTGGATGGCCAGTCCAACTGCCGCACCCTCGAGGAGCTGCTGGCCTCGCTCGATCCCAACCTCTTCTGGCGCGCCCACAGGTCGTTCCTGGTGAACATCAACCGCATCAAGGAAGTGGTGCCCTGGTTCAAGTCCAGCTACCAGTTGCGCATGGACGACAAGAAGCAGACCGAAATCCCCGTATCCCGCGCGCAAACCAAGCGGCTGCGGGAGCTGTTCGGGCTGTAG
- a CDS encoding MBL fold metallo-hydrolase, with protein sequence MPYIQFLGAAGTVTGSKHLINTAAPGQTTGGFQALIDCGLFQGLKEWRERNWQDTPIPAREIDAVILTHAHLDHSGWIPRLIQEGFAGPIYATPATIDLCSILLPDSGHLQEEEADFHNQNKSSKHSPALPLYTREQAEQSLSRFQPVGFGETKTLAPGLSFRFHRAAHILGSAMVELTLESPTGPRTLLFTGDVGRVHDSETAPGKVVVSGPETVENVDLMVMESTYGNRLHPTSDPRPELAKLVRTAVERGGTVVVPAFAVERTQKFLFMLKELMEAGEIPRVPVHADSPMAIKAVEVFLKYSEEFSPHTRELIARFGSPLEWQDFFFDRTTEESKKLNDSAYPAVIISSSGMATGGRVLHHLMHRLPDPRNLVLFIGFQAPGTRGAIVKSGAASVRIFSQEIPIRAQVAALEQFSDHADTPELLEWLGTFKKAPQVAYLVHGEPAASSRLRLAMTSALGWKVEVAEWMQKVEVR encoded by the coding sequence ATGCCCTACATTCAATTTCTTGGCGCGGCGGGAACGGTCACCGGCTCGAAGCATCTCATCAACACGGCGGCGCCGGGGCAGACGACCGGCGGCTTCCAGGCGCTGATCGATTGCGGACTCTTCCAGGGACTGAAGGAATGGCGCGAGCGCAACTGGCAGGACACTCCCATTCCCGCGCGCGAGATCGACGCCGTCATCCTGACGCATGCGCACCTCGACCACTCGGGCTGGATCCCGCGGCTCATCCAGGAAGGCTTCGCCGGGCCCATCTATGCGACGCCGGCGACCATCGACCTGTGCAGCATCCTGCTGCCGGATTCGGGCCACCTGCAGGAGGAAGAAGCCGATTTCCACAATCAGAACAAGTCGTCGAAACACTCGCCGGCCTTGCCGCTCTACACCCGCGAGCAGGCGGAGCAGAGCCTGTCGCGCTTTCAGCCAGTCGGTTTCGGCGAGACGAAGACGCTCGCGCCCGGACTCTCGTTCCGTTTTCACCGCGCGGCGCACATCCTGGGCTCGGCCATGGTCGAGTTGACGCTCGAGTCGCCAACCGGCCCGCGCACGCTGCTGTTCACCGGCGACGTCGGCCGAGTGCACGACTCCGAGACCGCGCCGGGCAAGGTGGTGGTCTCGGGGCCGGAGACGGTCGAGAACGTCGACCTCATGGTGATGGAATCCACCTATGGCAACCGGCTGCATCCGACTTCGGACCCGCGTCCGGAGCTGGCCAAGCTGGTGCGCACCGCGGTGGAGCGCGGCGGCACGGTCGTCGTGCCCGCCTTCGCCGTCGAGCGCACGCAGAAATTCCTCTTCATGCTGAAGGAGCTGATGGAAGCGGGCGAGATCCCGCGCGTCCCCGTGCACGCCGACAGTCCGATGGCGATTAAAGCGGTGGAGGTCTTCCTAAAGTACTCCGAGGAGTTCAGCCCGCACACGCGCGAGCTGATCGCGCGCTTCGGCTCACCGCTCGAGTGGCAGGACTTCTTTTTCGACCGCACAACAGAAGAGTCGAAGAAGCTGAACGATTCGGCGTATCCGGCGGTGATCATTTCTTCGAGCGGGATGGCGACCGGCGGGCGCGTTTTGCATCACCTGATGCATCGGCTGCCGGACCCGCGCAATCTGGTGCTCTTCATCGGTTTCCAGGCGCCGGGAACGCGTGGCGCCATCGTCAAGAGCGGCGCGGCTTCGGTGCGCATCTTCTCGCAGGAGATTCCCATTCGCGCGCAGGTGGCGGCGCTCGAACAGTTCAGCGACCACGCCGACACTCCCGAGCTGCTGGAGTGGCTGGGGACGTTCAAGAAAGCGCCGCAGGTCGCCTACCTGGTGCACGGCGAGCCGGCAGCGTCGTCGCGACTGCGGTTGGCCATGACCTCCGCGCTCGGCTGGAAGGTGGAGGTCGCCGAATGGATGCAGAAGGTGGAGGTGCGGTGA